In a genomic window of Anoxybacter fermentans:
- a CDS encoding response regulator transcription factor: MYHILIIEDDHGVALGLKIGFERENWQVTCAYTGKEGLEKFKKVEPDLIILDIGLPDISGFEVCGKICMESNVPIIFLTARDEEIDTILGLELGADDYVTKPVSIRQLCSRVKAVLRRVYGDFIGFSDKSNKLKFNGLEIDLLKRTVKRKNQTIKLTGKEFELLVTMAKLPGRVFTREMLLDRVWGFNNYEDDRVLNVSIYRLREKIELDPSNPQYIITVRGVGYKFNDEIK, encoded by the coding sequence TTGTATCATATTTTAATAATTGAAGATGATCATGGGGTGGCTCTTGGTTTGAAAATAGGTTTTGAGCGTGAAAACTGGCAAGTAACCTGTGCTTATACTGGCAAAGAAGGGTTAGAAAAGTTTAAAAAAGTGGAGCCGGATTTAATTATTCTTGATATTGGGCTGCCTGATATATCAGGTTTTGAGGTTTGTGGTAAGATTTGTATGGAATCAAATGTTCCCATAATTTTTTTAACAGCCAGAGATGAAGAAATTGATACAATATTAGGTTTAGAGTTAGGAGCTGATGATTATGTAACTAAACCTGTAAGTATTAGACAGCTTTGTTCCAGAGTGAAAGCAGTATTACGAAGGGTTTATGGTGATTTTATAGGTTTTTCCGATAAATCCAACAAATTGAAATTTAATGGTTTAGAGATTGATTTGTTAAAGCGAACGGTGAAACGAAAGAACCAGACTATCAAATTGACGGGCAAAGAATTTGAACTTTTAGTCACTATGGCTAAATTGCCGGGGAGGGTGTTTACACGGGAAATGCTCCTTGATCGGGTTTGGGGGTTTAATAATTATGAAGATGACAGAGTTCTTAATGTGAGTATTTACCGCTTAAGAGAAAAAATAGAGTTGGATCCTTCCAATCCTCAGTATATCATTACTGTTAGAGGTGTTGGTTATAAGTTCAATGATGAAATAAAATAA